In a genomic window of Carassius gibelio isolate Cgi1373 ecotype wild population from Czech Republic chromosome A3, carGib1.2-hapl.c, whole genome shotgun sequence:
- the LOC127941355 gene encoding transcription factor E4F1 isoform X1 — MTEENNNTAATVSDQAEHGNIITIQTTLGDEDEDIHKCGRCLEEFSALDAFIRHKLIRSCRRPQHDLQTNDPAVKVKLSENDSSSDEAGTSNADKEEKAAAGGEKRSRSASEDDSSSPAKVGWKLNAEGRYICEICEKTFKTTNILRTHMFTHTDQKDFKCEICNTAFRTKGSLIRHNRRHTDERPYRCSQCGLAFRESGALTRHLKSLTPCTEKIRYSQCKEILVSKDGVQKDVQPSPPEPEKEQIPVVRVVEAGQEIIQIQVVGQVQQVVSQPQTETVVEADNLICQAIINSGIALETEATEAAEQAQVPSPKAVLQTPETDARLTEIQVTEECVETVAEETQDSSVKEDEPIETKLYKCPHCERMFKTLAYLRVHVKGHVGYKPFKCLTCQKEFLTGYVLKKHMETHISERRYKCGECGKQFKAIGHVREHMRAHSDERPFHCNFCDKSYKTKNALQVHHRTHGDEKPYVCPHCTRGFREKSALVRHIRHHTGEKPFKCSNCGRGFAEHGTLNRHLRAKGGCSAAEQKDSEHAGSCEEQELAAEIVSDDPHAVLVEFSSVVADTQEYIIGTPAEEATQGEEVIIQDNQQQMDSHIMKVVQQIVSQSHGGHQIIVRNVAEDETPGISDCGDTITIATPESLTEQVAMTLANAISDGTILTTATEGATETPHTTVTMVSAEDVETMEQEEQYVIASPDEMEIQTVVVV, encoded by the exons TCATCCGACATAAACTCATCAGGAGCTGCAGGCGTCCTCAGCACGACCTTCAG ACAAATGACCCTGCTGTTAAGGTGAAATTAAGTGAAAATGATAGCTCATCTGATGAAGCGGGAACGTCAAATGCAG ACAAGGAAGAGAAAGCGGCAGCTGGAGGAGAAAAGAGAAGCCGCTCTGCAAGCGAGGATGACAGCTCCAGTCCTGCAAAAGTTGGTTGGAAGCTAAATGCGGAGGGCCGGTACATCTGTGAGATATGTGAGAAGACCTTCAAAACG ACAAATATTCTCAGAACCCACATGTTCACGCACACTGACCAGAAGGACTTTAAGTGTGAAATATGCAACACCGCTTTTAGGACCAAGGGTTCGTTGATCCGACACAATCGTCGGCACACGG ATGAGCGTCCGTACCGCTGCAGTCAGTGTGGACTGGCGTTCAGAGAGTCCGGAGCGCTAACCAGACATCTGAAGTCTCTCACGCCTTGCACTGAGAAGATCCGCTACAGTCAATGTAAAGAGATACTGGTGAGCAAGGATGGAGTCCAGAAAG ATGTTCAGCCGTCCCCTCCTGAACCCGAGAAGGAGCAGATTCCTGTGGTGAGAGTTGTGGAAGCTGGCCAGGAGATCATCCAGATCCAGGTGGTAGGACAAGTGCAACAG GTCGTGTCTCAGCCTCAAACTGAGACTGTGGTTGAAGCCGACAATCTCATCTGCCAGGCCATCATTAACTCTGGCATCGCGCTGGAGACCGAAGCCACGGAGGCGGCCGAGCAGGCACAGGTCCCGTCACCTAAAGCAGTCCTGCAGACTCCTGAGACTGACGCCAGACTCACTGAGATCCAGGTGACGGAGGAATGTGTGGAGACCGTGGCCGAGGAAACACAA GATTCCTCTGTGAAGGAAGATGAACCCATTGAGACAAAATTATACAAATGTCCTCACTGCGAACGCATGTTCAAGACGTTGGCCTACCTGAGGGTCCATGTCAAAGGGCATGTTG GGTACAAGCCGTTTAAGTGCTTAACATGTCAGAAAGAGTTCCTGACGGGCTACGTGCTGAAGAAACACATGGAGACGCACATCAGCGAGCGGCGCTACAAATGCGGAGAGTGCGGCAAACAGTTTAAAGCCATCGGACACGTGCGCGAACACATGAGAGCGCATTCAGACGAGAGGCCGTTCCACTGCAACTTCTGTGACAAGAGCTACAAGACCAAG AATGCTCTGCAGGTCCACCATCGCACTCATGGAGACGAAAAGCCTTACGTGTGTCCCCACTGCACCCGTGGCTTCCGGGAAAAGAGCGCTTTGGTGCGACACATCCGACATCACACGGGAGAAAAGCCCTTCAAGTGCTCCAACTGTGGCCGGGGCTTTGCTGAGCACGGCACGCTGAACCGTCACCTGCGAGCTAAAG gggGCTGTTCTGCAGCGGAGCAGAAGGACTCTGAGCACGCAGGGAGCTGTGAGGAGCAGGAGCTGGCAGCTGAGATCGTGTCAGACGACCCTCATGCTGTGCTGGTGGAGTTCTCCTCCGTGGTGGCCGACACTCAGGAATACATCATAGGG acaccaGCTGAGGAAGCAACTCAGGGGGAAGAAGTAATAATCCAAGATAATCAGCAGCAG ATGGACAGTCACATCATGAAGGTGGTGCAGCAGATCGTCAGCCAATCACACGGAGGCCACCAGATCATCGTGCGCAACGTGGCCGAAGACGAGACCCCGGGCATCTCGGACTGCGGAGACACCATCACCATCGCCACCCCTGAGAGTTTGACCGAGCAGGTGGCGATGACACTCGCTAATGCCATCAGTGACGGCACCATCCTCACGACGGCCACAGAGGGCGCCACTGAGACGCCCCACACCACAGTCACAATGGTATCAGCTGAGGATGTTGAGACGATGGAGCAAGAGGAGCAGTACGTCATCGCTTCACCCGACGAAATGGAGATCCAGACTGTGGTAGTGGTCTAA
- the LOC127941355 gene encoding transcription factor E4F1 isoform X2: protein MTEENNNTAATVSDQAEHGNIITIQTTLGDEDEDIHKCGRCLEEFSALDAFIRHKLIRSCRRPQHDLQTNDPAVKVKLSENDSSSDEAGTSNADKEEKAAAGGEKRSRSASEDDSSSPAKVGWKLNAEGRYICEICEKTFKTTNILRTHMFTHTDQKDFKCEICNTAFRTKGSLIRHNRRHTDERPYRCSQCGLAFRESGALTRHLKSLTPCTEKIRYSQCKEILVSKDGVQKDVQPSPPEPEKEQIPVVRVVEAGQEIIQIQVVSQPQTETVVEADNLICQAIINSGIALETEATEAAEQAQVPSPKAVLQTPETDARLTEIQVTEECVETVAEETQDSSVKEDEPIETKLYKCPHCERMFKTLAYLRVHVKGHVGYKPFKCLTCQKEFLTGYVLKKHMETHISERRYKCGECGKQFKAIGHVREHMRAHSDERPFHCNFCDKSYKTKNALQVHHRTHGDEKPYVCPHCTRGFREKSALVRHIRHHTGEKPFKCSNCGRGFAEHGTLNRHLRAKGGCSAAEQKDSEHAGSCEEQELAAEIVSDDPHAVLVEFSSVVADTQEYIIGTPAEEATQGEEVIIQDNQQQMDSHIMKVVQQIVSQSHGGHQIIVRNVAEDETPGISDCGDTITIATPESLTEQVAMTLANAISDGTILTTATEGATETPHTTVTMVSAEDVETMEQEEQYVIASPDEMEIQTVVVV, encoded by the exons TCATCCGACATAAACTCATCAGGAGCTGCAGGCGTCCTCAGCACGACCTTCAG ACAAATGACCCTGCTGTTAAGGTGAAATTAAGTGAAAATGATAGCTCATCTGATGAAGCGGGAACGTCAAATGCAG ACAAGGAAGAGAAAGCGGCAGCTGGAGGAGAAAAGAGAAGCCGCTCTGCAAGCGAGGATGACAGCTCCAGTCCTGCAAAAGTTGGTTGGAAGCTAAATGCGGAGGGCCGGTACATCTGTGAGATATGTGAGAAGACCTTCAAAACG ACAAATATTCTCAGAACCCACATGTTCACGCACACTGACCAGAAGGACTTTAAGTGTGAAATATGCAACACCGCTTTTAGGACCAAGGGTTCGTTGATCCGACACAATCGTCGGCACACGG ATGAGCGTCCGTACCGCTGCAGTCAGTGTGGACTGGCGTTCAGAGAGTCCGGAGCGCTAACCAGACATCTGAAGTCTCTCACGCCTTGCACTGAGAAGATCCGCTACAGTCAATGTAAAGAGATACTGGTGAGCAAGGATGGAGTCCAGAAAG ATGTTCAGCCGTCCCCTCCTGAACCCGAGAAGGAGCAGATTCCTGTGGTGAGAGTTGTGGAAGCTGGCCAGGAGATCATCCAGATCCAG GTCGTGTCTCAGCCTCAAACTGAGACTGTGGTTGAAGCCGACAATCTCATCTGCCAGGCCATCATTAACTCTGGCATCGCGCTGGAGACCGAAGCCACGGAGGCGGCCGAGCAGGCACAGGTCCCGTCACCTAAAGCAGTCCTGCAGACTCCTGAGACTGACGCCAGACTCACTGAGATCCAGGTGACGGAGGAATGTGTGGAGACCGTGGCCGAGGAAACACAA GATTCCTCTGTGAAGGAAGATGAACCCATTGAGACAAAATTATACAAATGTCCTCACTGCGAACGCATGTTCAAGACGTTGGCCTACCTGAGGGTCCATGTCAAAGGGCATGTTG GGTACAAGCCGTTTAAGTGCTTAACATGTCAGAAAGAGTTCCTGACGGGCTACGTGCTGAAGAAACACATGGAGACGCACATCAGCGAGCGGCGCTACAAATGCGGAGAGTGCGGCAAACAGTTTAAAGCCATCGGACACGTGCGCGAACACATGAGAGCGCATTCAGACGAGAGGCCGTTCCACTGCAACTTCTGTGACAAGAGCTACAAGACCAAG AATGCTCTGCAGGTCCACCATCGCACTCATGGAGACGAAAAGCCTTACGTGTGTCCCCACTGCACCCGTGGCTTCCGGGAAAAGAGCGCTTTGGTGCGACACATCCGACATCACACGGGAGAAAAGCCCTTCAAGTGCTCCAACTGTGGCCGGGGCTTTGCTGAGCACGGCACGCTGAACCGTCACCTGCGAGCTAAAG gggGCTGTTCTGCAGCGGAGCAGAAGGACTCTGAGCACGCAGGGAGCTGTGAGGAGCAGGAGCTGGCAGCTGAGATCGTGTCAGACGACCCTCATGCTGTGCTGGTGGAGTTCTCCTCCGTGGTGGCCGACACTCAGGAATACATCATAGGG acaccaGCTGAGGAAGCAACTCAGGGGGAAGAAGTAATAATCCAAGATAATCAGCAGCAG ATGGACAGTCACATCATGAAGGTGGTGCAGCAGATCGTCAGCCAATCACACGGAGGCCACCAGATCATCGTGCGCAACGTGGCCGAAGACGAGACCCCGGGCATCTCGGACTGCGGAGACACCATCACCATCGCCACCCCTGAGAGTTTGACCGAGCAGGTGGCGATGACACTCGCTAATGCCATCAGTGACGGCACCATCCTCACGACGGCCACAGAGGGCGCCACTGAGACGCCCCACACCACAGTCACAATGGTATCAGCTGAGGATGTTGAGACGATGGAGCAAGAGGAGCAGTACGTCATCGCTTCACCCGACGAAATGGAGATCCAGACTGTGGTAGTGGTCTAA
- the LOC127941412 gene encoding delphilin-like: MMRRFLKSQKGRFSLRQSRSGSRSASKDFYPNPNVLRDFPLDIELALPANNQGWPEDFGFKLGGDGPSYILSVVEGSSAYMAGLQPGDQVLEIDGQNVSSLSTKALIALAQTLKTVPPSIGVVSRIEQASFY, encoded by the exons ATGATGAGAAGATTTCTGAAGAGCCAGAAGGGCCGCTTCTCTCTCCGTCAAAGCCGATCGGGATCCCGCAGTGCCTCCAAAGATTTCT ACCCAAACCCTAATGTGCTGAGAGATTTCCCACTGGATATTG AACTGGCCCTTCCAGCAAATAACCAGGGTTGGCCGGAGGACTTTGGCTTCAAGCTGGGTGGAGATGGACCCAGTTACATCCTCTCTGTGGTGGAGGGCAGCAGCGCTTACATGGCCGGACTGCAGCCAGGGGACCAGGTTCTGGAGATCGACGGGCAGAACGTCTCGTCCCTCAGCACTAAAGCCCTCATCGCTCTGGCTCAGACCCTCAAGACTGTGCCGCCCAGCATCGGCGTTGTGTCTAGAATTGAACAGGCCAGTTTTTACTGA